One part of the Mustela erminea isolate mMusErm1 chromosome 11, mMusErm1.Pri, whole genome shotgun sequence genome encodes these proteins:
- the MTURN gene encoding maturin isoform X2, protein MFRGFGFAYKKKKREKKRKKERKKEKKRWWGQTEESAPPRPSARSKPRRPRGAGREAGRGGAGRGAARSRPPPTPYTQHVNSPRREEPRDRREPRRPAPPPAREPAEPRAGRPGGGRPRREEGGRAAEGAGGGQRARRLSERRARRARMDFQQLADVAEKWCSNTPFELIATEETERRMDFYADPGVSFYVLCPDNGCGDNFGPESRASSTRASRRGEESRSPPDAQTQLLESPRGPGRAPAPV, encoded by the exons ATGTTCCGAGGCTTTGGGTtcgcttataaaaaaaaaaaaagagaaaagaaaagaaagaaagaaagaaagaaagaaaaaaaaaggtggtgggggCAAACCGAGGagtccgccccgccccgcccgtcCGCCCGCAGCAAACCGCGCCGCCCGAGAGGGGCGGGCCGGGAGGCGGGTCGGGGAGGAGCCGGGCGCGGCGCCGCGCGGTCCAGGCCGCCGCCCACCCCGTACACACAGCATGTAAACAGTCCCCGCCGGGAGGAGCCCCGGGACCGGAGGGAGCCGCgccgcccggccccgccgcctGCCCGAGAGCCCGCGGAGCCGCGCGCTGGCCGCCCGGGAGGAGGGCGCCCGAGGAGAGaggagggcgggcgggcggcggagGGAGCGGGAGGCGGGCAGCGCGCGAGGAGGCTGAGCGAGCGGCGGGCGCGGCGGGCCAGGATGGATTTCCAGCAGCTGGCTGACGTTGCGGAGAAATGGTGCTCCAACACGCCCTTCGAGCTCATCGCCACAGAGGAGACCGAGCGCAGGATGGATTTCTACGCCGACCCTGGCGTCTCCTTTTACGTGCTGTGTCCGGACAACGGCTGCGGGGACAATTTT GGCCCGGAGTCTCGAGCTTCCTCCACCCGGGCGTCCCGTCGGGGTGAGGAATCCCGTTCTCCTCCCGATGCGCAGACACAACTCCTCGAGTCACCGCGCGGGCCCGGGAGAGCCCCAGCCCCCGTGTGA